A genomic segment from Streptomyces sp. NBC_00459 encodes:
- a CDS encoding FmdB family zinc ribbon protein has protein sequence MPRYEYRCRTCGDTFELSRPMAESAAPADCPAGHDDTVKLLSTVAVGGSASAQASAPRASGGGGGGGGCCGGGCCG, from the coding sequence ATGCCTCGCTACGAGTACCGCTGCCGCACCTGCGGTGACACCTTCGAACTCAGCCGCCCGATGGCCGAGTCGGCCGCCCCCGCGGACTGCCCCGCCGGTCATGACGACACCGTGAAGCTTCTGTCGACGGTCGCCGTCGGCGGCTCGGCGTCCGCGCAGGCCTCGGCGCCGCGCGCGAGCGGCGGTGGCGGAGGCGGCGGCGGTTGCTGCGGCGGGGGCTGCTGCGGCTGA